The following DNA comes from Excalfactoria chinensis isolate bCotChi1 chromosome 5, bCotChi1.hap2, whole genome shotgun sequence.
ACAACAGAAGCAGACAGTGAGCAGGCAGAACACCTTTTGTACGAGACTGCTGAGCTTCACAAGAGAAAGAATCACCAAGGAGCAAGGTTCAGCATTTACCTCGTCTGCAAGTCGGAGAAGCATACGCAGAAATCTGGCCAGATGCATCTGTCTTGCTGACAGCTCACCTCTCCCAGAGTAATCTGTCCGATACAGAGCTGTCGCACTGTCCACTATCAGCAGTGCATACCTGGAGAAGTTACATCAAGCATTCTCAGAATCATTTCCAGAGATTAATAATATGACTGAGTCAGCTGCATACAGACACCCCCCCAGTTACCAGAACTGTTATTTCTACCACCACAGACTCAATATGCAGCGTTCAGATTACtatgaaataaaaccatttgTAAGGTGTTTTACCTCCTGTATACCTCAGGTATACAGGTCCCTGTGTACCTCATATCGCCACCCCCTTCCCTCTAAAGGATCTCATAAACCTCAGGTTCAAAGTAAAGCTATCTGCACATGTCCTAGTTTTGGCTGGGACAGTTAATCTTCTTCACAGTGATTGGTGTGCTACTGtgttttgggaaagaaaaaaaaggtaaaaaaatatGTTGATAATACATTGATAGTTGTTGTTCTTAAGTTGAGTCAAGGActcttctgctcctgctgccctgcctgtgaggagctgggaaagaaccaggacagctggcCAAAGGGATACCCTATACCATACATAATGGCATCAAAATGAACAACAGAACTGGGGGAGACTGCTCAGTGACAGGCAGAGCACTGGTCAGCAGGTGGTAACTGCACTGTGCATCATTTTTGCAGCAGCcgtgtttcattttctttcttattaacCTGTCTTTAACTTAGCCCAAGAGTTCTATCATTTTTACTGTCTTCAGTTCTCTCCCCCACCATCTTGGGGTCTGGGAGGCAAACAGCTGGTGCTTAGCTGCCTGCCAGGCTAAACCACAACAACTGCACTGCTCTAAACCAACtctctttctgaaagcaattaTATAATGTGATCTTTGAAGTTGTTTCTCAGGCTGGCACTCATTCTTTGTCAAGTCAAATCTGTTGTCACAGCTCAAGTCAGTTGCTACCATCcagcatttcaaaagcaacagaTATTAACTCACAACTGAATCACTCACACATCTGAGCCCATACACAAAACTTACTGCATGCATGTGTGAAAGCATAAACTAGTTTGAGAACAACAATCTTTAGATGAGGCCTCATTACCGTGATTCAGCCATCATGGCAGATGCCTGATAGAGGAGCTGGGTCTGGTGATCCGTGTTAAAGCCTCGAGCATACGCCACGTTATCCAGGACATCGCTGCCAGACAAGCCATACCTACAGACAACAGCGACAAAAGTCTTCAGCAACAAGCTTCATTAACAGGAGTTACTGCTACATCTCAATAACTTGACTTTAACCCATTCATTCAGGATGATATGTTGATTAGGTCAGTTTCCTCTCTAAAGAAAAGGGAACAACTCTTGTGGGCCAGCACAGCTCATATTGGTTTGATATTTAAGTCTATAAAAAATCTGCATGTAGCCAGCAGAGTTTTTATTGCCTTCAAGAAACTCAGTGAACTACTTTATCCTTGACTTGTACACAAGACACTTCAGAATATTCTGAGGTAGAGGCAGGATTCTATCTGATCTATAGCTGTTGCTATAAACTCTTTGTCAAAGAATCTTTGTTACAAAATGCAGGTTGAATTCAAAGAAAATCTTGGTACGTCACCAACTGTAGAACTAAATTTGAGGGGGATATCGAGTGAAAACATCACATGTTTATGTCATAGCTAAGTAAAAATAGAAACTTTATAAATGGCAGCTAATGAAGTGGTCTAAAGGGCATCTAGGTAGGCAGAGTAATACAAGtcaggagggagggaggggctCTCATGCTTAAGGGTAGTTCTCACTTTAACAGTCCAATGGATTTTAAGAGCCTGACTGATTTTAGCTAAGCTGCCTCACCATGAGGAAACGCATTGCCTTCTTCACCTAATGGTTGTTAACCCCCAGCCATAAGTACAGACCTTTCAGCCACAGCAAGAAGACGTTCTGGACGGAAGGTGCCTTCAGTGTCAATGTACATGGCTTTTCCTTCCCCACCTCCTCGGTCAATGGGAAGCTAAAGGAAGAGCACATTCATGAATATGAAATCAATACCAAGTAATCCAGTTACTGCTTTATGCCTTCAGCTGATGTTCACACAATAAGTAATGTACCGAGCTATGGTGATTAAAGTCGTATTTGTCTGGGAAAATTGACAAGACAGATTCTTGTCTTCAGTCTCTCTGCAAGAAAACAGGAGCTCAGCTGGAAGCACCACTCTGTGCTTAAGACCTATGATTACACCACCACAAAGCTAATGTCCGTTAATGGGGTCAAAATATtaaggccaaaaaaaaaaaaaaagctaccaAACATAAGTAAAATATAGGCaaaaaaagataacaaatgTAACGCGTTGTCTGAATACTTGATATTAATAACATGGATAACTCACTTGACAGGTTACTGCCAAAGTATGGCACAATTGTGTTTTTCCAGTACGAAACTCCCCAAATAATTCAGTTATGGACCCTGTTTCTATTCCTCCTAggtggaaaaaaggaaaaagatcaTCACATACTTCCAGTAAAGACTGCAAACACAAAGCTTTAATTCCACACAAATTGAGTTTAACACTAACTTTGGCTGAAAGTTTTAAAGCTAACTGGAAAAAAACTGGTTGTTATATTGATGTTTGCTCATTCTGGAGATGAGAAGTTGAGCTAAGTTTATTTTTGAGGATGCCGAAGAGCTGAAGTGACTTAATTGTGCTTTACAGATAACAAGTGGGAACAGGGAGATGACCTTGAAAGTTAATCAATAAATGGAACCCAAGCCATTACCTTGAAGAAGTTTATCAAGTTCTTTGGACCCAGTGGTGATCTGGATGATTTCAGACCTCCGCTGATGGAATTCCGTCGCTGTGGTAAAACCCATCGGAACCAGTTTAGCTGCTTCTGCCTAAAGAAAACCAAATCAAGCAGTGCAAGGAAAGCTCATCCCGTTCACTTATCCCTCTAGTACTATAAAGCTCAGGTGCCACCTGAAGTACCGTACTTCAGAGGGTTATAACAGCcaagccaggccattctgtcattctgtaaTAGGCTTTATTATTCTTCTCAGTCTATCATTAATGGAGACCTTCCAAAATCACTGGAATAGTTTAAACCAGCAGAAATAAACCTCCTTGACTTTCTCAGCTTAAAGTTTTAGCTTAACATCCTTACCAAGATTTTATCAGCTTTGGCTTCACTGATGCCTTTAATATTTAACAGCTCCTTCTTGGGTGCGTGTGCAACAGATTCAACGGTGTGATATCCAGCTTCTTCTAATTTCTTCACATCATTTGCATTTATACCACATTgctgaaagagaggaaaaagagacaCACAGAGTCACAAGCACCTCCAATCACTGAatgcttctttacagaaagggttgttaagcactggaacaggctcctcagggaggtggctgagtcaccatccctggatgtgtttaaaaactgtttggatgtggtgctcagggacttGATTTAGTGGGAGGCTGTTGGAGTTAGGGGAGGATGGTcgggttgtggttggactcgatgatctttaagatcttttccaacctgagcaattctatgattctattctacaATTCTAACTTCATTTAGACTTAAATCAAATTCTGTTATTGCAAGTCAGCACGTCCAGCGTTACCACCATAACACTTACAAATAACCTTTTAAACAAGAATGATTTTATTGCGATGTTTGCAAGAGCTTCTctccaaacagcacagaaaagcagatgttgTTTTAATCAGTACTGAAGGTAACTAACaaatatcaggaagaaatagaagcatagaactgtttgagttggcAGTGACCTTTGAGGGTAGCCGGTCCAATAATGCAATGAccagggacacctacagctccatcaggtgttcagagccctgtccagcttGACCATGCACGTCTCCaggcacagggcagcccccacctctctgagcaacccgtgccagctcctcactgccCTTATCACACAGAAGCTTTTACCTCTAGCCTAGATATGGGCTCTGGGCCAAAgctctcctcttctgcagatGTGTCGGCGTTTGCCTCGAACTGCATCTGCATGGCCATGGCTGCAGCCGCCCTAGGAGGAAAACAGACAGCTTAGCGCCACGGCGTGCAATAGAAACAGGGCACGGGCACACAGAGCGGCAAAGTGCCTTCCCACCGGGAGAAAAACCCTTTTTGTGCGCTCTGCTGGGCAGCGTTACGCCCTTAAAAACAAAGGCCTCGTCTGAGCTCACCAGACGGGAGGTTGAATAGAGCACCGCGGTTTGGGAGAGTCCCCCTCAGCTCTGCCTCAGGGCGGTGTCGCTGCGTTCCGCCACCACACGCATCGGGAAGCGGCCCAGTCCCCCCTTTCTCCGGTTCTCCGAGCTCGGGCCGCCCCACCTCACCTTCGCCCGGCCTTATTATTATTCAAACGTCTCTTCACGGGCCCGCCACAACCGCCGCTCCTCCCCAGGCCCGCAGCGGCCCGCTGCAACCCGCCGCCATTACCCTTCACCGCCACCGCCGCTTTGGAGAAGCCCGCCACCGCGTCACGTGACGGGGGGAAGAACGCGGAGCCTTAAAGGGGCCGCGCCCCTTTTCATACGCACACACACAGCGGGGCTCGTTGCCGTGGGGCGTGTggctgaaggaaggaaggctcATAGACATCAGATGAGGAGAAGTCCTCTCAAAGCGATAGCTTTTTCAATAGCAGTAGGGCAGACTTTCAGTTGAAACACAGCAGTCAATAAACACAGCTTGAAAAAGGAACGCGCCAATAGTTTAATGAAATCCCACCTTCCCAATATATATATTGGGGACAAATATATTTGCACTTAAAGCACGTGAAAACAactttcaaattattttacagGTACAGAAAATAGTGTCTGCCTACAGAGAGCTTGGAAACAGGAGACACGTCAATGCTATCAACTCACGACGCTTACATCGATGTCAGCAACTCAATCTGTGTAATACACAGCCTATACACAGCGTCAATCTGGACTGCACCGACGACATAAACAGATGCCTCCTCTAATTTCATCAGCTCAGTCTTCTCACCAGGTTTGTCATTTTACCTCTGCAGACAGTACACAAATAGCAGGTGGGAGACAGCACTGTACCAGTCAAGGCTGTGTACAGAATATCAGAACAAAGCACTCAGCAGTTCATGATTCAGCACAAGGATCTGTAGTTTTCATACCAGAAGTCTCTCCCTTTTTTTGTCAGCTGTCTAATTCTTTGGTTATTTGGTTCGTCGTAAGCAAGGCTATCATTTCAGCATCGCTTCCCTGCATTAAAACTGATGCGGTAAGTTAGAATGCTATGCAGTAGTGAAATAatgacactgaaagaaaactcCAGACATGCTGACCTCAAAATACATCATCGCCATTTTATACAAGAAAATTGTGCTTAGAACAAAACTAACAAGCTATGCAATACAAACAGCCATTCTAGGGAAGACTATAGAAGGACGCCAAGATGACCGGTGAGAGAGACGTTGCATTCCTATGATACATAAGTGAAAAGAGTGTCCTCTAACTTCTTCAGTCCTGCATGTAGATCTAAACAATCATCTGGGATGCTGGAGCAGATCTTGATGAATCGAGCTCACCATTCTTCGGAGATAGTGGTAACCAACAGGTACTTTAGAGAGGACAGCAGAAATTTCCTCGTGTCTGGAAAAGATGAAGTTACGTGTGTTTGAAAAAGATGtagaacattttaatttcctgCCCCTCGCTTTGAAATACAAGTGATGTGCTTTGGTTCTTTCTGCTCAACTCACCCAatatttccagttcttttttcAACAGTGAAAGGCAGTGAAGCACATGGGTAGCTGGATGATAAAGACAGTGTCAACTCAAACTTTGCAAGAGCAATGGAAGAGGAGAAGACGAGCTTCAGACTgtaagaaatagaaacaaaaacatcagcaCAAAATGTAGCAATGTACATCTCCTTTGTTCCATGAATTCAATCCTATTTCAATCAGGACAGATTTCCATCTAGAAAACTAGATTTCCGTGTAATTCATCTGTATAGGATAACATCCAGGAAGAACAGAGCAGAGTCTTTTTGCACATAAGGGTAAGACCATCACTGAGTACATAATGCCCAGAAAACATGCCTTGGGGTAGAATAGTAAATGAGAAGATGAAAGAAGACCTTTTGAATGCCATTGTCCCACAGTAAATCTTCCTGAGAACAAGCTGCCTGCACGCTTGTTTTATTAACTTAACTAAATGTAGCTTCTATGGGACTTTTGGCATGTAGCAGAAGAATGATCTTGCAAATGGTACTATAGAATTAGAGTAATGTAAGTAAACAGCATCAAGGCATGCAGACAAAAGTTAACCAGACGTTTCTTAGGTAAGAATGTGCATGAAGAATAAAAACCATTTCACCTTATCCCTTTACCTTGTTCCACATGGACATGAAACAAAACTGGGAATTAgtaggagaaaatgaaagctaaggaaaataagttttaatATAAATGCTTTCATCCTTCAGGTTGGccaagcaggacctgcccttcatgagcccatgctggctgggcccGATTCCCCCATTGTCCTGCACTTGCCACATAATCttcctcaagacaatctgctccataaccttccttggcaccgaggtcaggctcacaggcctgtagttccctgggtcctccttGCAACCTTCCCGTAGATGGGAGTCATGCTGGCAAGCCTTCAGtcttccaggacctcaccagtcaacaaggagtgctgatagatgatggaaagcggctccGCTGGCACCTCCACCAGTTCCCCTCAGCTCTCTCAGGTGAATCTCATCCAgcccatggacttgtggcagcCCAGTTGGAGCAGTAGCTCTCTGACTGTTTCCTCTTGAATGATCAGGGGTTTTGTCTACTCCCCAGCTGAGATTACCAAGTCAGAGAGTGGAGTACCCTGAAGATAAGAGGTCTGATCTTTAAAGACAGAggtaaagaaggcattcagaacctctgccttttctttatcctcagtggtcataCTCCCAGCCTCTTCCAGTAAAGAGTGGAGACTCTCTTTAGTCCTCctgttgatgtatttgtaaaagagtttttttgttcccttttacCCCAGCGGCCAGGTTGACTGCAAGCTGGGCTTtagcctttctgcttttctctctatACACATCTTAACAACTTTTCTGTACTCTTTCTGAGTTGAGAGTTTCTGAGTTGAGAAGAGATTACATAAAATGGGGAAGTTGACTGAATGGAAGGGAAACTTCATTTCCAAGCTTTTGGCCAGCACAGTTcaattgtattaaaaaaagttgtcttgttaaaaaataatttcatgaaACAACATTTTCAAGAAAACCAACTTCACAGCTTTTGCTTCTGCCTATGTAGAGACCCTCTGTAATATGTGCGTAAGCTCCATCTAAAGTTACTCACTTTGTGTCAATGATATCTGTCCTGAGAAGATTGTATTTTCCACCCCATTTCTCCAGAAATTGAATCTCCTCTCCTAAGATCCTGCAACGACTCACCACCAAAGAGACATCGTGAAGCACCTATGGAAGAGATCAGAAAAGGATTTACGTTGAAACTAAAACCATCGTGTGACGCTTGAAAATGAAGTTTAAGCtggaaagcattaaaaatacacagctaTCTCACTCACTATCTCATTCTGTATACAATAAGGAAATTGCACaagcataaaaacaaatatacatCCTTCTTTGCCGTAAGTTTCTCCTCTTTAATTTTGCCACCAGAGTTGCACAAATATAGGTAACATTGGATTTGGCTTAGGAATTTAAACTGCTAATTCTCTTGAAAGCAGAATGGCATGCAGCTCAATTCCCTGATTTCTACTAGCAGGATTAAGGCTTTTAAGCCATCACTGAGATAGTCAAACATCAAGGCaccaaagaaggaagaaacctTCTTTTATGTCTCTTGACTTCTGGGGCAGGTACTTCTCCCTCTTTCTTGAGAACATTTATGAAGCAGATTTTGATTTGCATTAATCGAGTACTCATCAATATACTTTTATTCTCTCTATCAACCTGAGACAAACAAAGAGTCTATTTTTCTAGAGTCCTCTAGGCTTTCTGGACACTTTACCTGGGTCAAATATTGCTGCGTGGGACACTTTTCCTGCCAGCATCCCTGACTTTCAATGAACTGGAATATCAGTTTATGGACTAAACGAGAGGAGAGAGgagctttttcctctgtaacaaaaaaggaaagaaaaaagtgtttcaAGGAATCTTTTCAAAGCCATGTAGTAATGCACTAGCAGCTAAAACACAAATGTATAACATCCCCCCAATAAGAATATAATGCGGGCAGCTAATTTCAAGCTATG
Coding sequences within:
- the RAD51 gene encoding DNA repair protein RAD51 homolog 1 encodes the protein MAMQMQFEANADTSAEEESFGPEPISRLEQCGINANDVKKLEEAGYHTVESVAHAPKKELLNIKGISEAKADKILAEAAKLVPMGFTTATEFHQRRSEIIQITTGSKELDKLLQGGIETGSITELFGEFRTGKTQLCHTLAVTCQLPIDRGGGEGKAMYIDTEGTFRPERLLAVAERYGLSGSDVLDNVAYARGFNTDHQTQLLYQASAMMAESRYALLIVDSATALYRTDYSGRGELSARQMHLARFLRMLLRLADEFGVAVVITNQVVAQVDGAAMFAADPKKPIGGNIIAHASTTRLYLRKGRGETRICKIYDSPCLPEAEAMFAINADGVGDAKE